Within the Paenibacillus sp. AN1007 genome, the region GTGTCATGATCGCTGCGGGTGGTTTGATGATTCTGCTGGCGATGTATGGTACATATCTGGCTTGGCGCAAGAAGCTCGAAGCGGCCAAACCTTGGTTTATGCGTCTGATGGTTTTTGCGATCTCCCTGCCTTTTATTGCGAATACAGCAGGCTGGATTATGACCGAGGTTGGCAGACAGCCGTGGACCGTATTCGGTTACATGACGACTGAAGCAGGTGTATCACCTAATGTATCAGCAGGTATGATTTTGTTCTCTACGATAGCCTTTACTGCGGCTTACACGGTTTTGGGTATCGTGATGGTGTATTTGTTTGTACGTAAAATCAAAGCAGGACCATACGCTGTTGACAAGTCGGAAGAAGAGGATGAGTCGGCTGATCCGTTTGGCATGGATGGGGGGTATTCCGTTGTTACTAAATGAACTGTGGTTTGTACTGATTGCCGTATTGTTCATCGGTTTTTTCTTTCTTGAAGGTTTCGACTTTGGTGTAGGCATGTCTACAGGTCTGATTGCCAAAACGGATCGTGAGCGTCGTACATTGATTAACTCGATTGGTCCGTTCTGGGATGGAAACGAAGTCTGGCTGCTGACCGCGGGCGGTGCCATGTTTGCGGCTTTCCCGCATTGGTACGCAACGCTGTTCAGCGGATTCTACCTGCCGCTTGTCGTTGTACTGCTGTTATTGATCGGACGGGGAGTTGCCTTTGAGTTCCGCAGTAAAATGAAACAGCAGCGCTGGCGCAAAACATGGGACGTCATCATTCTGGTGGCCAGTGCACTGCTGCCATTCCTGTTTGGGGTTGTTTTTGCCACACTGATGAAAGGTCTGCCTATTGATGATCAGATGCAGATGCATGCCGGTTTCCTGGATATTGTGAATCCATACACCGTTGTAGGCGGCTTGAGTGTAACCCTGCTGTGTCTTGTACATGGGCTGTTATTTGCTTCTCTGCGTACCGTAGGTGAATTGAGGGAA harbors:
- the cydB gene encoding cytochrome d ubiquinol oxidase subunit II, producing the protein MGGIPLLLNELWFVLIAVLFIGFFFLEGFDFGVGMSTGLIAKTDRERRTLINSIGPFWDGNEVWLLTAGGAMFAAFPHWYATLFSGFYLPLVVVLLLLIGRGVAFEFRSKMKQQRWRKTWDVIILVASALLPFLFGVVFATLMKGLPIDDQMQMHAGFLDIVNPYTVVGGLSVTLLCLVHGLLFASLRTVGELRERALQMAQKLMVPLAVVLVLYAVLTYLMTDVFAVRGWALWIMAALGAAAFALAAYFIRQKREGWAFGMTGAVIAIAFASVFIGLFPRVMVSSLGSTFDLTVYNASSGPYSLKVMTIVACTLLPFVLGYQIWSYYIFRKRLNEQHHLEY